The DNA sequence TCTACTGCAGCTCTACCATTTCACACCGATCAGCAACtacagagaaaagggaatacACGTGGTcgatcttgttctcttctttcctgtcgTACCCTTTTCGGCCTCGCAACCCGTCTCAGTTGTTCTTTCCTCaataataatctattttttcttttcttttctttttgtacCCCTAGGCAATCATTAGCTCCAGCGCTAACATATGTCAAGCACGTTTCACTGGTTCCTGGCACCTGGTGGCTGGTCTGTTTGTCAATATGGGTCCATCTTCGACCAAACATCttcagaagaaagaaaggatgtCTGCAGATTGCttcaattcttttcttttaaatGGCTTATTTAGTCTCATCATTTTCTCTTCGTTACGTCAGCGAACCTTGGTTCGACGTGATTGTGATCCTCAATTATAGACAAGGAGCTCGTTAGGTTCTTTTGTCTGCTTGACTGGGTCTACAAACAAAACCAATCTCACCAGGGAGCCTTGTTAGCGTATACGCAGGCAAATGTAAATCTGCTATGTCAGGTACATCACACCCCTGGCCTTTGTACATGACAGAGCTTTCCTGTCCAAGATTCCTGGCATTTCGTTGGATTGGTTGATAGTACAGTATCAATCTCACGTACTTTGCCTCATTAAAATGGTATTCCCAtgtctttctctgctcaCTACTTTCTTCGGCTTTGTTCAATACTATTCATTGGGGATGGCATTAGATGATTGGAGAGCAATAGCCACGCAGCCGATGCACAGATGCAGATCCAGCCCAGTGACCTGGACACAGGTTTCAAGTCGGTCCATTTATGTCAGGGCTTCATTCGGGCTCAGTCTTGGCTACTAAGCCACATTTGCTTTCGTTGGGACTGGCATGATCTAATCGCGCCGAAGCATCGCCATCGGTCCTATGGCTAGGATGTGCCAGCCCAGAGTTTTCCGAGACACCAGCGCAATGCTCTTGCGCTAGGTCGTCTGCGAGGACCTCTTTTGTGTTATCAGCAGTTCGCCACTCATTTGTCGAAGCAAAAGCTGGGTTTCCGAAGACTTTCATGGCCGTCACCAGCTGCCTACTCTTCTCTAGATTATAGACGGCGTGTCAAAAGTACCAAGATGTATGTTTGACGTTGAAGACGGCAGGAAGCCCAGCCATAGGTCCCTAACACCGCCATTTAGTGAAGGCAAACAACCTCCATACTCGTCTCGGCCAACCCATGGGGGTGCAGTTTTGCAAGACGACTTTTGCAAACGGAATCGACTGCTGTCCGCTCATTCACAAATGTATGTGTTGGGGTCGGCTCCGGTCCTCGCTTTGCTTTAGGGTCCATTTATGAAGAGAAATGTACCCATCTGAAGATGGCCGTGGCTATTGGCCCAGCAAAGCTCAGAAAGGTTTCCGACCCTCTCAGCCTGACTCGTTATGGCGACTATCAGGTCATGTCCACCCGTGCAACGTTACTTTGTGAAACAGAACCTCTTAAAACGCCGGGAAATTCTGTCTGTTGTCTGTCTGGCTGACCTTCTATCAGGGTGCGTCTAGGGACCCGGCCGACTTGACGTCTGACTTGGATAAAGTAGACGGGACTCTGCATAGTGCAACGAGGAAGTCAGGTATCAACTTAACCACTTTCTCGAGCCAGCAAGAGAGGTAGCAGCCCTTTCTGGCTTTTCAGCTCTTCCGAATCTGGTTACGATCCGTCAAAAATTATACATTTAACGGACcaacagaagagaaaaagatattctttttttgaaaaaataaatactGACAAAAGGGCAATCAGAAAATTAAGCCTGACACATTGACTTAAAACTGCATCGCTTCCGACTGAATCCCCCTCACCCTGCCCCGGTCCCTTTTCCAATGCGCAAAGATCGGCGGAACATGTTGGCCGCTATCATTCCTGGTTCATTGACCTTTGATGCTTTCGGCAACCACTGATTATATTTGAATTTTCTGTATTTATTTTGACTTTATGTACGTCTCAGAACCGGAGCCAATGCGTTTCCTTCGCCGCTGATACTCGAAGTAATGGCACGTTCTTTCTACACCCCGGAGGACGAGGTCGGTTTCGACCCGCAAACTCAACAAGATGTACTTTCGTTATCACATTCAACGCAGGCTAGCAGCCAGCAGGTAGTTATGGACAGAATTATTGGACCTAATACTCCGATTCcggaaggagagaagagtcGAAACGCCACTAGACGAAGGATCCCCGTAGCAGTGAGTTCCCTTTGCCCAAGGAAAGGGATAAAGAAGCTTACATCCGCAGTGCAATAGatgtagaaaaagaaagatcaagTGCAGCGGTGATATTGGCGACGGCCAAGGGTGTTCAAATTGTCGGTCTTCGGGAAATACGCACTGCCAGTTCTTAAGGGTCAGTCCTCTTCACCAATTACTGGATTCCCCTTCGATAAGCTAAGATACAGCTAAGGTCAATTCATCAATGTTGCAGACAAAAGCCACTGGATGGCCGTATTCCTTTATGAACGGTACACTGCCTTCAGCTCACCAAAGGCAGGGCGCGTACATATCTTCAGTGGCCACAAGACAAGAGTTGTTGTCAGCGAATCCTTCCAATTTCCGCATTACTTCTCTCTCACGTTCACCAGCCTTTGACATAGGCTCGACCGAACCTCAACAATCCTATAGTCGACCAAGCTTTGGTCAGGATCATATGGCCAATAATGATGAAGAGCCCTCGACTGTTTACGGTTCACAGCCTGCAGCCTACGGGGTGCCCACGACACTACCCCAAGGAGCCCTAGGAGACTACTATGGAGTCCCATGGTCAAAGACAGGTCATTCTGGCCTTAACGTTACTAGGGGAGGGCTTTTGCCGGATCATGAAGCGGAGGGCACGTTTCACCACCCTGATTACGCTTATATGATGTCGGCGCCGGGAACCCAAGTTACCGATACGACCTTTGTGCCCTCGATGGTTGCTCTATCATCCGAAGGACAAGGGGCAGACCGGACACTTCCCACCCCCAGTGGGCGAAACCAGCTTCAATTGGGTCTTTCAGTACTTCCAACATCGTCCGATGCCATCTCCGGGCTTCCTCAACAGGACTGCAGGGTTGGACACCCCTGGACACCTAAAGCTATCATTACTGCCAACAACGCCCGGTCGATGAAGCAGTATACCCCCGAACCTTTCAACACCGGCTCTCGAAACCGTGCAAAACCACCTCCGTCGAACGCGCAGGAGATGGTGCTTGGGTATTTACCAATGACGTCGGCTAGTGCTTCGTCACCGTTGATGCCCTCCTGTGGCACGTTCACTCGATTTAACCCGGCGAATCCTGGCGAAGAGCTGCAGAGAAACGAGGAAGCCCCGATGCGAAGGCCGATATTTACTGAGAGTGCTCGCTTTTCTCTTATGGAGGATAGCTCCAACATTTACGGTTACTGCAGCTctgagaggagaaaaggaccCAAACCAGGCACTTCCGGGATGCTGATGAACGGACTTCCTTACACGCGGCCTCCCGAGCAGCTCCAAAGCACCCCCTCCTCTTTAGCTTTCAGCTTGCCGGTAGCGGAGGGCCTTTCAGGTCCCGGGGCAACCACAGAAGCACATCGGACGCAAGCTTTGAGTAACCCGGGGGGCTTCTATTCCGAGGCGTGCTAAGCGGCTGTGCATGTTACTGCAGCGTAAGCGCTCTGACCCTGAGAGTTGAACAGCACACTTTTGCACGGTGTTTTGGTAAAGTTTCATTTCGTTTGTCTTTCCTATTTGTCATTACGCTGTCTGACAGCCAAGAATTGGTGCAAATATTCATCTGTTTGTACTCTTACCATTCCCCTTGATTCTCTTCCTGGCCCTCCGATAGTTCTGGGTTATTCCAAATACTTCTCCTGCTTGTACACccttcaatatcttctctttcacccGGTCTGTGCTAGCCAATGACAATCAGCACTGTTTCATCTTTCCCCCTCAATTTTTCaatttcatttcctttttcccttccggATCTCGGTCCTGGGAACCCAATAGTTACACTAATATCGGGGTAGGCAAGGACTGTCGGGTCGGGTATCTTTGTAACTTCCTTAGCTTCTTTCTTCCGCTCTATTCTTTATGTGAACCATAATGTGTATGAGGTCTAGGCTAGGCCACGGTGGGAGGCATTTTCGAGTGAACGGTGGCTTGTTTGAAATCCGTTTGATGCTTGTGTTCGTTTGGCGGTTCTATCTCTGCTggacctttcttttcctggtcGAGCTTCCTGTGCATGTAACCTGCATGCCTCCAACTGCAGCCCTGGAACCCGTAAACGGCTATCAGTTACAAATATTTAATATCGATACACAAACTATCAATAGCCTCTCTTTGATCCTACAGTCATCACTAGTCcaaagaattcaagaataGATCCGATTATACGGACCAGATCAATGTCGCCTGTAAACAGAAACTTAAAACTCAAGGAATATtagaaataatataataCCCCCAAACCTCCGCTATGTTCCGCAAGGCTATTTTCTCTTATCCCTATCTAAGTAAGAGAAAACCCAAACAAGGCTGAACTTAGTTATTGTCTCTACACCAATCGTTCCCAGCCCTGTGTCCCCCTCTTTGTCTACCTAATCTGTTTCCCATTTACACTCGGTACgacgtatgtacatacgcTGTGGACTAAGAGTAGAAAGAAATCGTTTGTATAGACAGTAAGTACATTTTCACCAGGcgacaaaagaaaaaaggaaagatagtATAATGTTTCAGAACAGGAAAAACGAAAGacatgaaaaagaagaaaaaagggtTCATCTACTCGGAGCCGACTCGGCCTTTTACAATATCTCTACATCCATGAATGAGCTAGGGAGGATTTATCCCATTCAGTGGTCTCCGAGAGACAGTTCCTACTAGTTGACAGACATGGGTTGAGATCGGGGGTCCTGTGTTACACGACGGCATCTATGGGGCTTGAGAATGCCGTGATTCTGTTGGGAAGGTTTCATATTGGGGGTGGCGGGGGGTAAGGAACTGGGGAGAGTTGGGAGTTGGAGTAGATAAAACTCCCCGTTAACGAACAAGAGATAATCAGGGAGAGATATCGCCAACACTAGCCCCGAGTAAGCTACGCATCGAGAACCAGAACTACCACCAAGGTTGCTAAGGGGGGGAAAGCGATGCAGGTTATAGACAAGAGCCCCATGGATGCCTGACATCTCACAAGCCTCTTTGCCTGGGAAACTTGGTTGGAGAGGAAAAGTGATATCCCATGCATCGACAGGTGTAAAAGCcccaaaaaaggaaaaacaagaacaaacccTTGTATAGTAAAAGCACCGATGTAAATAATGTGTAAATCCCAGAGTTataaaagtaaaaaagaaacattttTCATCCACCAGCCCGGAAACAAAATAAAGTAGAAAAGATGAGATATAAGAATCCAGAACCCCCAAATCTCAaatttgatattttttttgtttcttttgattGTGATTGTTGCGGTTGCCCCCTGTCATCGTCATGGCATGATAACTATATTTGCATAAGCATAGCATACATAGCTTTGGTATGGTATGGTGTATCGCATATGCGAATGCGAATCGCtcaatcaccaccacagGGTTATCATCAATAGCTTTAGCACTAGCCCCTGGCCGCAACCAACAATCCTTCCCATCCGATCCATATCCATCAGAATTCGACAGGTCGAGGGCGCGCTTAgttcttggacttcttggGGCCCTTGGTCTTGGCGGTACCACGGAACTTCTTGGAGCGGTTCTTGCGCTGCTTGCCTGTATTCCGGAAAAAAAATCACACATCAGCCCATGCCTTGTTTCGATATCCAGATATACCATAtccagaagggaaggaaatgcATACGCTGCTGTCTGCTGGgcttctcgatcttctcgGCAGCACCGATACGGACGAGACGGTAGTGAGGCTCGAACTTCTTCAGGGCCTCCTGGGAGTCGTAGACGAGGGCGAAGCCAGTGCTCTTGCCACCACCGTATTGCGTACGGAAGCCGAAGACGGAGACCTGGTCCTTGTTGGCCTTGTACAGGTCGGCGAGCTTGCCGCGGAGCTCATCCTTGGAGACGTTGGCGCGGTTGGGGTGGAGGACGTCACTGCAAATCATATTAGAGATCATGTTCAAATTatcgttcttcttgtcctGCAAATATTGAAAGCTCCGATCCATCACTGCCGGTCCTCCTCTTTTTAAAGATTATAGAACCCCCATAATCAATATCTCCCCGGAAAATTAACATCTCCAGAAGAACCCCCTCTTGATCCAAAACCTCTCACGCCGAAAAAAATTCGTCTGCCCAAGAACAAATGACCCATCCCAAGTCGGCCTCGGAAGCAAGATTGTGGACAGCGGacagagggaaaaaagagggagCTTACACGACCATCTGCTTACGAGCAAGCAGGGGGTTGCGGATGAACTTGCGAGTCCGCAGGGTAACGGGAGTGTCGGCCATTTTTGCGGTAGCAGCGAATGTCTGCGTCGACGAGGACAGGAAGTTGGGGGGGATTGTCGAAGTCGCTGTCGTTGGCGGGCTCGAAGTGGTCGGTCGTCAAATCCCAAAGTGACAATTTTGCTTGTTGTGCATGTGGGCTCGCTAAGGGCGCACTAACCCGTCTTCGGTAGGTCTGTGCACGTGACAGCCTTATCCGCTATCAATCGATCGTCCCCTCATTCGCAACGGagtatatcttttttttttctttctagcAGATAGAGTGTTGTTTGAGACTTCCCTAAAAAGAATGTCTCCAGATAACGATATTCATTCACTAAAGAAGCTCGCAGCTCAGTACGCTCAACAACTCGACCTGACTCATCTCTCTATCCCCAATGCCTCCACCATCGTCCATCCCGACATCCAATGCGCCATCTACGAGCATATGTTTAACGAGGCCGCAGTATGGCCCCTCCCACCAGTGGGCTATCGCACCCGCGTCTTAAAAACGATCATTGCACGGATTGAAGATGGAATAACCGATCCGGAGGAGGATGTACGTCCGATCCTAACCTCCTTGACCTGTACGCGGAACCCATTTCTAGAATTACAGATAATAGTTCCTTTCAATCAAGATATACAACCATTATACATTTCTACCAATTGAACCATCCAAACTTCATAAAATAAACCATTAACAAGTAATCCCTTGATAGGAACTAAATTCCGACCTCATCGAATCCTGGACAAATCTCATCTCCCTCCCCAAACCCTCTCAAATCCAGCAAGCCCAACAATTAACCTACATCAAATACACCGCCCCCACCACCTCTCAAGACCCCCAAACAGTGATCACCTCAGAATCGCGCGGTCTGATCTACTCCTCCGGAACCACCGGCTTCCGCACCTGGGAAGCCTCCCTCCACCTCGGAACATACCTCTCCACACCCACCGGCGCAGCCCATGTAACCGGGAAACGGGTGATCGAGCTCGGCGCGGGAACAGGGTTCGTGTCAATGTATGCGGCGAAGTACCTGCAGCCGCAATTTGTGCTTGCAACGGATCGCGAGGGTACGCTGATCGAGAATATGAAGGATAGCAAAGCGAGAAATGGGTTAGGCGGGCAGTTTGGGGTCGGAGCTTGGGAATGGGGAACGCCGTTGGGGTATCCGACTGAAGATGATACTGAGGGTATAGCAAGGGAAGATCTGTTTTTTGATGTTGCGCTTGGAGCGGATTTGGTACGTTATGTCTTGTTATTCAAGCTATTTGGTGTTCTTCGTTCGACGGGGTTAATGGAAAGTAGACCTATGACACAGACTTACTTCCTCTGCTGTTCGCTACCCTTCATGACCTTTTTGATAACTACCGGGTCCAAGAGTTTATTCTCTCGGCTACATTACGGAACCAGAAGACCTTCCAGGCGTTCCTGGACGCTTGTGGTATGTGCTCCCTTCAATAGTCCTGCTTTGGTGCCGGGTTATGGAATTGACTGTTTCGCAGACAACCACCGTTTCAAAGCAGTGTGTTTATCGTTTGAGTCGCCAGTGACGGGAAGCCAGACCGGTTTCTTTCATGAGACTGGGATTCCAATCCGAACCTACCGGGTCACTAGGTAGCTAGTCTCTTCGCAAAAGATTTTGAGTTCGCGAGAAAGAACTTGGCTACGCTTGCGAGTAACTTAGTCTATCAATGGGTCAATGACTAAGAAGCATCCTTAGGATTTTATGGAGATTCTGTTATATACTGTATTGAACCTTCATACACAAGGCACAATATGGAAGGGTAACAGCCTGTAATGATAACGAATGACGGCTGGGGTATCATATAAGCAAAGAGAGACGCCAAGTATATACTCGCTAATCGACTAGGGGGTGCCCATACACAAACATGCAGCTTACCCCCGCCGTAGCATGAAAGCAGATAGTATAATAAAAAATCGGACTGTGTACAGTCGGCCAGGACGCAACTGTCGATACCATTCGTGCCTCACTCTGCCAAAGTCTCCCTCAACAGGCTCTCATCGATCGCCTCCGCGTGAATAGCAAAAGGGGCTCGGGAGTTTGGCCTAAAACCCATGATTGGGCCTTTCTGGTTCACGCCAGGGTACCGATATCGCAGGCCCGGAACTGTATCAGCCTTGGGATTTGGCTTTCTACTCGCAGTGGACGGGGGTGTCGTATCTGACGATGCCTGCGACGCCGACGGTATTGGTTGCTCCTGATGAGGGTTTGCATCGCCAATAGCCGCTGTGGGTGCATTTCCCAAATGTTCTCGCATCCACCCGCCTACGCGGCGGGTGAGGGAAATTTTTCGAGTAGGTGTCCCAGTAGGGTCCGAATGACCACTTGTTGCTGACTCTGTCTCGGATTGCCTACTAGCAGCCATTGAAGCAAGTAGCGTTTGTGAAGACTGGTCAATTTTCGAAGGCTCTCTATTGGCGGTGACTGTGCTCGTTGAGAGAACTGGGTTGGAGAACCGATCGTTACTAGAAAAGATACGGCGCGGGACGCGAGCAGAGAAGGGCCTCGAGACATCCTCCATCCGCGATGGACGTCGACTGGGAGTATGGATGTCCATGCCTGCAACAGAGAACAAGCTCTCATGCGATTGTCTACGCCGCGGGCGATAAGGAGAAGCAAATACATCATCAGGCGCAGGAGAAAAGGCTCTCTCAGATGTGGCGTAATGCACGGAGTCCTCCCGTTCCTCCGGTATGACAGGCTGGTACGCATCCCCAAGACCCTTGTTGAAAACGCCATCATCCAAAGGATCGACCGAAACATCCGTTTCAGGAGATCGAAAACTAGCATCATAGAAgctgcttcttcgtcgacTAACCCTTAATGGCGAAAAGGCTGTGCTGTCGGGGCTAGTAGCTCGCGAGGAATCAAACCCACGCTCTACTCTATCAAATATAGATGATGATCGATATCCGGACTGCGGTGAGCTCGCCATGGACTCAGCTCCAGGAGACTGCGAAGACCAGCGTTGAGAAGCCGAGGGAATCTGTACGGGGGGCTGGGACATCATTGTGGATgcagaagaatgagaagactGCGACCGGTGCGTAGGTTTGCGAGCTATTTTGGTACCAGAAGGAGAGTGTACAGTATTTGGATGGCCCCAGGTATGTCTGTTCTTGGAACGTCGGAAAAGCGCGGGCCTCTCCTTTTTAATAGACGGCGTATGATAATGGTGGTGAATGTGGAACTCTTGTGGTGCCCGACGCGGCTCCTTGGACTCAAGTTCCTGACTCAATGTCGGTGCAAGTTGTGGCACTTGCCCATCGCCTTCTGTCATGGGGACCAACTGGTGCGAAATGATCTGATCCCGCAGACACTGCACCTCTTGATTCGAACTCTCTAGCAACTCCCGTAATTCAACGATTCCCAACTGCAAATTGGCATTATCCTGTAATATGTCCCTGACGAAACGGGACACCACGGTTCCGCCGTGGTTCCTGCCCAACTCATGAGTTGCCGCGGCTCCTTTTAGACGTCTAGCAGCGCCATCTAGCTCCCGTTCAACGGTCCGTTTTCGCTCCATACGCTGGACTGCTTCGGCATGGCGTTCGCGTTCCTCCCGtgcctccttctcaatgcGGTCGATTTGATCATTAAGATCTCTTAAAGTACTTTCCGCCTTCTTCCATCGCTGGACCGCCGACCTTGattcttcttcagctgactCCAGGCTCTCTTGGAGCCTGGTTTGTTCATTCTCCATCTGAACCAATTGGGCGTCAAGGTCAGCTGCACGGGCAGCCGACACCGTGACTTTGCGAAGCTCAGCTTCAGAATTCTCTAGTCTAACTTCAAGGGACTTAGCATGAGAATCTGCATCAGCAACGGCTTTGTTCAGAGCTTCCAGCTGCTCCAATAACCCGCGATTCTCTTCGATTATGCGGGCATTTTCGACCTGCACCTCACGCTTCTCGCGTTCCAGGTTCTCAATACTGGCGAGGAACCGATGACGgtcttcttcagcctcgGCCATGTATGATTCATGGCGATGGAGCAAAGCCTGTAATGCAAAAGTTAGTGACGACGAGTTCGTTGAAGTGAACGCCGTAGCAGCGTTATCTTGAAAGGCAGCCATGACGGACAACAACACaatgggagaggatgggAGACCTAGCGGTCGTTAGAGTCGCCATGGGTGACACGAggttgacaggtcctctctctcccttttttgctttttctcaatAATTCCAGCCCGGCGTTATTTCGCAAAGTTGACGAAAGGAGGGCCTAAATTCCAATGGAGGACAAACAATGTGACAGGGGGGAAGTAAAAACAAACTGTGGGGAGCTGAGAGTACGACGATCTATGTACTCTCAAGGAACCCCAAGTATGTACAAGTACAAAGTATGCAGACAGACATCtagccaagaaaacaa is a window from the Aspergillus oryzae RIB40 DNA, chromosome 6 genome containing:
- a CDS encoding protein-lysine N-methyltransferase (predicted protein), whose product is MSPDNDIHSLKKLAAQYAQQLDLTHLSIPNASTIVHPDIQCAIYEHMFNEAAVWPLPPVGYRTRVLKTIIARIEDGITDPEEDELNSDLIESWTNLISLPKPSQIQQAQQLTYIKYTAPTTSQDPQTVITSESRGLIYSSGTTGFRTWEASLHLGTYLSTPTGAAHVTGKRVIELGAGTGFVSMYAAKYLQPQFVLATDREGTLIENMKDSKARNGLGGQFGVGAWEWGTPLGYPTEDDTEGIAREDLFFDVALGADLVRYVLLFKLFGVLRSTGLMESRPMTQTYFLCCSLPFMTFLITTGSKSLFSRLHYGTRRPSRRSWTLVSCFGAGLWN
- a CDS encoding uncharacterized protein (predicted protein), yielding MNGTLPSAHQRQGAYISSVATRQELLSANPSNFRITSLSRSPAFDIGSTEPQQSYSRPSFGQDHMANNDEEPSTVYGSQPAAYGVPTTLPQGALGDYYGVPWSKTGHSGLNVTRGGLLPDHEAEGTFHHPDYAYMMSAPGTQVTDTTFVPSMVALSSEGQGADRTLPTPSGRNQLQLGLSVLPTSSDAISGLPQQDCRVGHPWTPKAIITANNARSMKQYTPEPFNTGSRNRAKPPPSNAQEMVLGYLPMTSASASSPLMPSCGTFTRFNPANPGEELQRNEEAPMRRPIFTESARFSLMEDSSNIYGYCSSERRKGPKPGTSGMLMNGLPYTRPPEQLQSTPSSLAFSLPVAEGLSGPGATTEAHRTQALSNPGGFYSEAC
- a CDS encoding 40S ribosomal protein eS24 (40S ribosomal protein S24), whose translation is MADTPVTLRTRKFIRNPLLARKQMVVDVLHPNRANVSKDELRGKLADLYKANKDQVSVFGFRTQYGGGKSTGFALVYDSQEALKKFEPHYRLVRIGAAEKIEKPSRQQRKQRKNRSKKFRGTAKTKGPKKSKN
- a CDS encoding uncharacterized protein (predicted protein), whose translation is MAAFQDNAATAFTSTNSSSLTFALQALLHRHESYMAEAEEDRHRFLASIENLEREKREVQVENARIIEENRGLLEQLEALNKAVADADSHAKSLEVRLENSEAELRKVTVSAARAADLDAQLVQMENEQTRLQESLESAEEESRSAVQRWKKAESTLRDLNDQIDRIEKEAREERERHAEAVQRMERKRTVERELDGAARRLKGAAATHELGRNHGGTVVSRFVRDILQDNANLQLGIVELRELLESSNQEVQCLRDQIISHQLVPMTEGDGQVPQLAPTLSQELESKEPRRAPQEFHIHHHYHTPSIKKERPALFRRSKNRHTWGHPNTVHSPSGTKIARKPTHRSQSSHSSASTMMSQPPVQIPSASQRWSSQSPGAESMASSPQSGYRSSSIFDRVERGFDSSRATSPDSTAFSPLRVSRRRSSFYDASFRSPETDVSVDPLDDGVFNKGLGDAYQPVIPEEREDSVHYATSERAFSPAPDDVFASPYRPRRRQSHESLFSVAGMDIHTPSRRPSRMEDVSRPFSARVPRRIFSSNDRFSNPVLSTSTVTANREPSKIDQSSQTLLASMAASRQSETESATSGHSDPTGTPTRKISLTRRVGGWMREHLGNAPTAAIGDANPHQEQPIPSASQASSDTTPPSTASRKPNPKADTVPGLRYRYPGVNQKGPIMGFRPNSRAPFAIHAEAIDESLLRETLAE